The Microbacterium sp. SORGH_AS_0862 genome has a segment encoding these proteins:
- a CDS encoding glycoside hydrolase family 13 protein: MTSTHDASTLIAAPGSEWWRTAVIYQIYPRSFADANGDGIGDLPGITARLDSLAELGIDAIWLSPFMVSPQKDAGYDVADYCDVDPLFGTLDDFDAMLAKAHGLGIRVIVDLVPNHSSDQHVWFQQALAAAPGSPERARYIFRDGKGENGELPPNNWESVFGGGMWERVVEADGTPGQWYLHIFDVSQADFDWTNPEVQEYFRGVLRFWLDRGVDGFRVDVAHGMIKKDGLPDYTPPADGDSMGGDDDDVPYWGQPGVHDIYRDWHKVLAEYDGDRALCAEAWLPTPDKTALWVRPDEMHQAFNFPYLTTAWDADALRTVISDSLRAFPAVGAPATWVLSNHDVIRHASRLALSAESPQGEGIGPLSEAQPIPALGLRRARAATAVMLALPGSAYIYQGEELGLPEVIDIPDDARQDPTWFRTNHEKYGRDGCRVPIPWEAASPAYGFNGTGASWLPQPAEWAQHARDVEQRDPDSTLALYTQLLQARKAHGLGAAPFTWLDGYPETVLAFRSGDVTVIANLGTDAIDLPAGEILVSSEPLEERLLPADTAVWLADA; encoded by the coding sequence ATGACCTCGACGCACGATGCTTCGACCTTGATCGCCGCGCCCGGATCCGAATGGTGGCGCACCGCCGTGATCTACCAGATCTATCCGCGCTCGTTCGCGGACGCCAACGGCGACGGCATCGGCGACCTCCCCGGCATCACCGCCCGCCTCGACTCGCTCGCCGAGCTGGGCATCGACGCGATCTGGCTGAGCCCGTTCATGGTCTCGCCCCAGAAGGATGCCGGCTACGACGTCGCCGACTACTGCGACGTCGACCCGCTGTTCGGCACGCTCGACGATTTCGACGCCATGCTGGCCAAGGCGCACGGCCTCGGCATCCGCGTGATCGTCGACCTCGTGCCCAACCACTCCTCCGACCAGCACGTCTGGTTCCAGCAGGCCCTCGCCGCCGCCCCCGGCAGCCCGGAGCGCGCGCGGTACATCTTCCGCGACGGCAAGGGCGAGAACGGCGAGCTGCCGCCCAACAACTGGGAGTCCGTGTTCGGCGGGGGGATGTGGGAGCGCGTCGTCGAGGCAGACGGCACCCCGGGCCAGTGGTACCTGCACATCTTCGACGTGAGCCAGGCCGACTTCGACTGGACCAACCCCGAGGTGCAGGAGTACTTCCGCGGCGTGCTGCGGTTCTGGCTCGACCGGGGCGTCGACGGATTCCGGGTGGATGTCGCCCACGGCATGATCAAGAAGGACGGCCTGCCGGACTACACGCCTCCCGCCGACGGCGACTCGATGGGCGGCGACGACGACGACGTGCCGTACTGGGGCCAGCCCGGCGTCCACGACATCTACCGCGACTGGCACAAGGTGCTGGCCGAGTACGACGGCGACCGCGCTCTGTGCGCCGAGGCGTGGCTGCCCACACCGGACAAGACGGCGCTCTGGGTGCGCCCCGACGAGATGCACCAGGCGTTCAACTTCCCGTACCTGACGACGGCGTGGGATGCGGACGCCCTCCGCACGGTCATCAGCGACTCGCTGCGCGCCTTCCCCGCGGTCGGGGCCCCGGCCACCTGGGTGCTCTCGAACCACGACGTGATCCGTCATGCCTCGCGTCTCGCGCTGTCGGCCGAGAGCCCTCAGGGCGAAGGCATCGGACCGCTGTCCGAGGCCCAGCCCATCCCCGCGCTCGGCCTGCGCCGCGCCCGCGCGGCCACCGCGGTGATGCTCGCCCTGCCCGGTTCCGCCTACATCTACCAGGGCGAGGAGCTCGGGCTCCCCGAGGTCATCGACATCCCCGACGACGCACGCCAGGATCCGACCTGGTTCCGCACGAACCACGAGAAGTACGGCCGCGACGGATGCCGCGTCCCGATCCCGTGGGAGGCCGCATCCCCCGCCTACGGCTTCAACGGCACGGGCGCATCGTGGCTGCCGCAGCCCGCGGAGTGGGCGCAGCACGCGCGCGACGTGGAGCAGCGCGATCCCGACTCGACGCTCGCGCTCTACACGCAGCTGCTCCAGGCGCGGAAGGCGCACGGCCTCGGCGCGGCCCCCTTCACATGGCTCGACGGCTACCCCGAGACGGTGCTCGCCTTCCGCAGCGGCGACGTCACCGTGATCGCCAACCTCGGCACCGACGCGATCGACCTGCCGGCCGGGGAGATCCTCGTCTCGAGCGAGCCGCTCGAGGAACGTCTGCTTCCCGCCGACACGGCGGTGTGGCTCGCCGACGCCTG
- a CDS encoding adenine phosphoribosyltransferase has translation MTPSNSAALERAEKLIAVIPDYPEPGVLFRDIAPLLADGEGLRAVIDAMLEPFAGTYDVVAGIEARGFLLAGAAAIAAGVGLVPIRKAGKLPRPAASVDYALEYGTATIEMHDDIAPGTRVLLLDDVLATGGTIAAARDLVERIGCSVAGVAVLMELDALGGRSVAGHDDLHSVFHA, from the coding sequence GTGACCCCCTCGAATTCCGCCGCGCTCGAGCGCGCCGAAAAGCTCATCGCCGTCATCCCCGATTATCCGGAGCCCGGCGTGCTCTTCCGCGACATCGCCCCGCTGCTCGCCGACGGTGAAGGCCTCCGTGCGGTCATCGATGCGATGCTCGAGCCGTTCGCGGGCACCTACGACGTGGTCGCCGGTATCGAGGCGCGAGGTTTCCTGCTGGCCGGCGCCGCGGCCATCGCTGCGGGCGTGGGCCTGGTGCCGATCCGCAAGGCGGGCAAGCTGCCGCGGCCGGCCGCATCCGTCGACTACGCGCTCGAGTACGGCACCGCGACGATCGAGATGCACGACGACATCGCTCCGGGAACCCGCGTGCTGCTGCTGGACGACGTCCTCGCGACGGGCGGCACGATCGCCGCGGCGCGCGACCTGGTGGAGCGGATCGGATGCTCGGTGGCCGGCGTTGCCGTGCTCATGGAGCTCGACGCGCTGGGTGGCCGCTCGGTCGCCGGGCACGACGACCTGCACTCGGTCTTCCACGCCTGA
- a CDS encoding HNH endonuclease signature motif containing protein: protein MSSKVAGVVGLSDADAAALASIAHQVDAAQADLAAAQARLVRALARAEELACRMSDGQSRSARGADIAHRAIASELAVPLRISDRTMQRRMAEAAELVTSYSATVDAWEAGLITQAHVRVISESGGSLPAHTRAEFEQHALVRCEEDTAGRVRTSVQMIAERLHPRTLTERHREAAEMRAVTVQPLDDGMCELTATIPLLLGDAIHDRLTRMAGVIHDARGAAAQRLRAGGDRTDEIVASDARTMDQVRADVFTDLLLSAAPSIDPTASGDQPGALGAIRAHVQVVVPALTLLHASEHPADLAGRAPIDADTARLLAGAAPGWDRLLTDPASGQVLATDRYQPTPDLRRRLRARDAHCRFPGCRVPAIRHEHDHTHDHALGGRTTLENLEGLCQRHHSMKQFTGWRVKQVHGGALAWTSPLGYTYIDEPPAPSVHFVPEFRSPEADHPPAGPPPPF, encoded by the coding sequence ATGTCTTCGAAGGTTGCGGGTGTCGTCGGTCTCTCCGACGCGGATGCGGCGGCGCTCGCCTCCATCGCACACCAGGTGGACGCGGCGCAGGCAGACCTCGCCGCAGCGCAAGCGCGTCTGGTACGCGCTCTCGCCCGCGCAGAGGAACTCGCATGCCGGATGAGCGACGGGCAGAGTCGCTCGGCGCGCGGCGCGGACATAGCCCACCGCGCGATCGCGAGCGAACTGGCGGTGCCACTGCGGATCTCCGACCGCACGATGCAGCGCCGGATGGCCGAGGCCGCCGAGCTCGTGACGAGCTATTCCGCAACCGTCGACGCGTGGGAGGCGGGACTGATCACGCAGGCGCACGTCCGCGTGATCAGCGAGAGCGGCGGAAGTCTTCCCGCGCACACGCGGGCGGAATTCGAGCAGCACGCGCTCGTACGGTGCGAGGAAGACACCGCGGGCCGCGTGCGCACCAGCGTGCAGATGATCGCCGAGCGGCTGCATCCGCGCACGCTCACGGAGCGCCACCGCGAGGCGGCCGAGATGCGCGCGGTGACCGTGCAGCCGCTCGACGACGGGATGTGTGAGCTGACCGCCACCATCCCCCTGCTGCTGGGCGACGCGATCCACGACCGCCTGACCCGGATGGCTGGCGTCATCCACGACGCCCGGGGCGCCGCCGCGCAGCGCCTGCGCGCGGGCGGCGACCGAACAGACGAGATCGTCGCCTCAGACGCGCGGACGATGGATCAGGTGCGTGCGGACGTCTTCACCGATCTCCTCCTGAGCGCGGCCCCGTCGATCGACCCCACCGCGAGCGGCGACCAGCCCGGCGCTCTCGGCGCCATTCGCGCCCACGTGCAGGTCGTCGTGCCCGCGCTCACTCTGCTGCACGCATCCGAGCACCCGGCCGACCTCGCCGGACGCGCGCCGATCGACGCCGACACCGCCCGACTCCTGGCCGGGGCGGCACCGGGCTGGGATCGCCTCCTGACCGATCCCGCGTCCGGCCAGGTGCTCGCCACCGACCGCTATCAGCCCACCCCCGACCTTCGACGCCGGCTGCGCGCCCGCGACGCGCACTGCCGATTCCCCGGATGTCGCGTGCCCGCCATCCGCCACGAGCACGATCACACGCACGATCATGCTTTGGGCGGGCGCACCACGCTCGAGAACCTCGAGGGGCTGTGTCAACGCCACCACTCCATGAAGCAGTTCACCGGCTGGCGCGTGAAGCAAGTCCACGGGGGCGCCCTCGCCTGGACCTCACCGCTCGGCTACACCTACATCGACGAACCACCAGCGCCGAGCGTGCACTTCGTCCCCGAGTTCCGGTCGCCCGAGGCCGATCACCCACCCGCGGGTCCACCCCCGCCGTTCTGA
- a CDS encoding NAD(P)-dependent alcohol dehydrogenase: MSTTALAAVLNGVDESFVFEDVVLQDPRPDELLVRIVAAGLCHTDLAVQHGHIPSAFPRVLGHEGAGVVERVGADVTGFAEGDHVAVSFASCGRCENCLAGRPAYCLQFMLLNIGGVRADGTGTMALSDGGEVVGSFFGQSSFATHALVAARNAVKIDEDVPLELVGPLGCGIQTGAGTVLNSLGVGAGDALVVSGTGAVGLSAIMAAKAAGATTIVAVDVLPERLEVAKRLGATHLVDGKADDVVDQIKAATGGVGAEYALDTTAIPAVIGNLIASARFGAKIATVGVPKPDAVAPVALFSGSGVTLVGAIEGDAVPQTFIPKLLAMYKAGEFPFDTLVTTYPFDEIEKAIADTQSGAAVKAVLVMP; encoded by the coding sequence ATGTCCACCACCGCCCTCGCAGCCGTACTCAACGGAGTCGACGAGTCGTTCGTCTTCGAAGACGTCGTACTCCAGGATCCCCGTCCCGACGAGCTGCTCGTCCGCATCGTCGCGGCCGGCCTGTGCCACACCGACCTCGCCGTGCAGCACGGCCACATCCCGAGCGCCTTCCCGCGCGTGCTGGGCCATGAAGGCGCCGGCGTCGTCGAGCGGGTCGGTGCCGACGTGACCGGCTTCGCGGAGGGCGACCACGTCGCCGTGTCATTCGCCTCGTGCGGTCGCTGCGAGAACTGTCTCGCGGGACGCCCGGCGTACTGCCTGCAGTTCATGCTCCTCAATATCGGCGGCGTACGCGCCGACGGAACCGGCACGATGGCTCTCTCCGACGGCGGCGAGGTCGTCGGCAGCTTCTTCGGACAGTCGTCCTTCGCGACGCATGCCCTCGTCGCGGCGCGCAACGCGGTGAAGATCGACGAAGACGTCCCCCTCGAGCTCGTGGGTCCGCTCGGATGCGGCATCCAGACCGGCGCGGGAACCGTGCTCAACTCGCTCGGCGTCGGCGCGGGTGACGCGCTCGTGGTCAGCGGAACGGGTGCCGTCGGGCTCTCGGCGATCATGGCCGCGAAGGCCGCGGGCGCGACCACGATCGTCGCCGTCGACGTCCTCCCCGAGCGCCTCGAAGTCGCGAAGCGCCTCGGCGCCACGCATCTCGTCGACGGCAAGGCGGACGACGTCGTCGACCAGATCAAGGCAGCCACCGGCGGCGTCGGTGCCGAGTACGCGCTCGACACGACGGCGATCCCCGCGGTCATCGGCAACCTCATCGCGTCGGCCCGCTTCGGCGCGAAGATCGCCACGGTCGGCGTTCCGAAGCCTGATGCGGTCGCCCCCGTCGCGCTGTTCTCGGGCTCCGGCGTGACGCTCGTCGGCGCGATCGAGGGCGACGCCGTGCCGCAGACCTTCATCCCGAAGCTGCTCGCCATGTACAAGGCGGGCGAGTTCCCGTTCGACACGCTCGTGACGACCTACCCGTTCGACGAGATCGAGAAGGCGATCGCCGACACGCAGTCCGGCGCGGCGGTCAAGGCTGTCCTGGTCATGCCCTGA
- a CDS encoding helix-turn-helix transcriptional regulator, producing the protein MDRAALADFLRSRRERLRPGDAGLPTGPRRRATGLRREEVAQLAAMSTDYYTRLEQQRGPQPSTQMLASLARALRLSADERDYLFRVTGHNAPDRILARDHVAPPLQRVFDRLGDTPAVIISSLGETLLQNRMGAALLGDHAGASGWERYEAYRWFAHPDVARARYPRDDHERQSRALVSGLRAVMAVEGARAQALVGELLRVSEEFSALWERQEVARRFSDHKVLLHPEIGPIEVDCQVLFTEDQSQSLLVLTAAPGSSDEEKLRLLDVVGVQEFRRVE; encoded by the coding sequence ATGGATCGCGCCGCCCTCGCCGACTTCCTCCGCTCACGCCGCGAACGGCTGCGCCCCGGCGACGCGGGGCTGCCGACAGGGCCCCGCCGGCGCGCGACGGGGCTCCGCCGCGAGGAGGTCGCGCAGCTCGCGGCGATGTCGACCGACTACTACACGCGCCTCGAGCAGCAGCGCGGCCCGCAGCCGAGCACGCAGATGCTCGCCTCGCTCGCGCGGGCACTGCGGTTGTCGGCGGATGAGCGCGACTACCTGTTCCGCGTCACCGGGCACAACGCTCCCGACCGCATTCTGGCGCGAGACCATGTCGCGCCCCCGCTGCAGCGCGTGTTCGACCGCCTCGGCGATACGCCGGCGGTGATCATCTCGTCGCTGGGCGAGACGCTGCTGCAGAACCGGATGGGTGCGGCGCTGCTCGGCGATCACGCGGGGGCGAGCGGATGGGAGCGGTACGAGGCGTACCGCTGGTTCGCGCATCCGGACGTGGCACGCGCCCGCTATCCGCGTGACGACCACGAACGGCAGTCGCGCGCGCTCGTATCGGGGCTCCGCGCCGTGATGGCCGTCGAGGGGGCACGCGCTCAGGCGCTCGTCGGCGAGCTGCTCCGGGTCAGCGAGGAGTTCTCCGCCCTCTGGGAGAGGCAGGAGGTCGCGCGCCGGTTCAGCGATCACAAGGTGCTCCTGCACCCCGAGATCGGACCGATCGAGGTGGACTGCCAGGTGCTGTTCACCGAGGACCAGTCGCAGTCCCTCCTCGTACTCACCGCGGCGCCCGGGTCGAGCGACGAGGAGAAGCTGCGGCTGCTGGATGTGGTCGGCGTCCAGGAGTTCCGCCGCGTCGAGTGA
- a CDS encoding bleomycin resistance protein, which produces MTDRAVPHLPSRDFEATVAFYGGFGFQPTYRDREWLIIERGDLQLEFFPAADLDPTQSSFMCGLRVDDLDTLYDAIRASGVAERTQGHPRLHAPLRQTWGRRVAHLIDLDGTQVNLIENEP; this is translated from the coding sequence ATGACCGATCGAGCGGTACCCCACCTCCCGTCCCGTGACTTCGAGGCGACGGTCGCGTTCTACGGCGGATTCGGGTTCCAGCCCACGTATCGCGACCGCGAGTGGCTGATCATCGAACGCGGCGACCTGCAGCTCGAGTTCTTCCCCGCTGCCGATCTGGATCCGACGCAGAGCTCCTTCATGTGCGGCCTGCGCGTCGACGATCTCGACACGCTCTACGACGCCATCCGGGCGAGCGGTGTGGCTGAGCGGACCCAGGGGCACCCGCGGCTGCACGCCCCGCTCCGTCAGACCTGGGGGCGTCGGGTCGCGCACCTCATCGACCTCGACGGCACGCAGGTGAATCTCATCGAGAACGAGCCCTAG
- a CDS encoding PadR family transcriptional regulator: MSRIQARQDAQLTRAVLPLITLQLIDAHESYGYELVERLAALGLDASTGLVYPVLNRMERDGWVTTTSKPSPSGPPRKYFTLTPAGASALADARIQWEQAAAAVDLALAPGKERA, encoded by the coding sequence GTGTCACGGATACAGGCGCGGCAGGATGCGCAGCTCACGCGAGCGGTGCTTCCGCTGATCACGCTGCAGCTCATCGATGCGCACGAGTCGTACGGCTACGAGCTCGTCGAGCGGCTCGCTGCGCTCGGCCTGGACGCGAGCACGGGTCTCGTCTACCCGGTGTTGAACCGGATGGAACGCGACGGCTGGGTGACGACGACCTCCAAGCCCTCGCCGAGCGGTCCGCCGCGGAAGTACTTCACGCTCACACCGGCGGGGGCCTCGGCACTGGCCGACGCGCGCATCCAGTGGGAACAGGCGGCAGCGGCCGTCGATCTGGCCCTCGCCCCCGGAAAGGAACGCGCATGA
- a CDS encoding SDR family oxidoreductase, producing MDITGNAVFIPGATSGIGLALALPLQEAGNTVIVGGRRRQLLEKIAEAHPGIDTVEIDTADAASVRSAAASVIARHPSLNVLVTMAGIMHVEDWSTPDGFLASAEQTVTTNVLGPIRLIAAVIDQLRAQPSATIVTVSSGLAFAPLAATPSYNASKAAIHMLSESLRLQLAGTSVAVKELEPPSVATDLLPGQRESAFAMPLDAFADEVMQLLRDEPDAPEIQVERVKFLRYGEARGDYDQVVQTLNQSDPHGKQG from the coding sequence ATGGACATCACCGGAAACGCCGTCTTCATTCCCGGCGCGACCAGCGGCATCGGCCTGGCACTCGCGCTCCCCCTGCAGGAGGCGGGCAACACCGTCATCGTCGGCGGCCGGCGCCGGCAGCTCCTCGAGAAGATCGCGGAGGCACACCCCGGCATCGACACCGTCGAGATCGACACGGCGGATGCGGCATCCGTGCGCTCAGCCGCCGCATCCGTCATCGCACGTCACCCCTCTTTGAACGTGCTCGTCACGATGGCGGGCATCATGCACGTCGAGGACTGGAGCACGCCCGACGGCTTCCTCGCCTCGGCCGAGCAGACCGTCACGACAAACGTGCTCGGCCCGATCCGGCTCATCGCCGCCGTCATCGATCAGCTGCGCGCGCAGCCGTCCGCGACGATCGTCACCGTCTCGTCCGGGCTCGCCTTCGCCCCGCTCGCCGCGACCCCGAGCTACAACGCGTCGAAGGCGGCCATCCACATGCTGAGCGAGTCGCTGCGCCTGCAGCTGGCGGGAACGTCCGTCGCGGTGAAGGAGCTCGAGCCGCCCTCCGTGGCGACCGACCTCCTTCCGGGCCAGCGCGAGAGCGCGTTCGCGATGCCGCTCGATGCGTTCGCCGACGAGGTCATGCAGCTGCTCCGCGACGAACCCGACGCGCCGGAGATCCAGGTCGAACGTGTCAAGTTCCTGCGGTACGGCGAGGCGCGCGGCGACTACGACCAGGTCGTTCAGACGCTCAACCAGTCCGATCCGCACGGCAAGCAGGGGTGA